A DNA window from uncultured Methanoregula sp. contains the following coding sequences:
- a CDS encoding cupin domain-containing protein encodes MAEPEKKTTAEKKREDLVAKVLAVNDLVQYQDGTVASRMIVFKPAGTITLFAFDAGEGLSEHSAPYDAILTVTDGEADVTIAGAPFTVKAGEMIILPANKPHAVQARERFKMTLTMIRE; translated from the coding sequence ATGGCAGAACCCGAAAAAAAGACAACCGCAGAGAAAAAACGCGAAGATCTCGTGGCAAAAGTCCTCGCGGTCAACGATCTTGTCCAGTACCAGGACGGCACCGTTGCAAGCCGGATGATCGTGTTCAAACCTGCAGGTACCATCACCCTGTTTGCATTCGATGCCGGGGAAGGGTTGTCGGAACATTCCGCACCCTATGATGCAATCCTGACCGTTACCGACGGGGAAGCGGACGTCACGATAGCAGGCGCCCCGTTCACGGTCAAAGCCGGGGAGATGATCATCCTGCCGGCGAACAAGCCGCACGCAGTGCAGGCCCGGGAGCGGTTCAAGATGACGCTCACGATGATCCGGGAGTGA
- a CDS encoding helix-turn-helix domain-containing protein produces the protein MDEACTVNMTVKYLTKKWTLLIILELYKGPAHTRRFSELKDSLADITQKILSERLKELEEEGIVTRRVDATTFPVKSEYTLTKSGLELVDVIRGIKHWALKWKIDNIPCGGQDCSKCVL, from the coding sequence ATGGACGAAGCCTGCACGGTCAACATGACCGTGAAGTACCTGACGAAAAAGTGGACCCTCCTGATCATCCTCGAACTCTACAAGGGCCCGGCTCACACGCGCCGTTTTTCGGAGCTGAAGGATTCTTTAGCTGATATTACGCAGAAGATTTTATCGGAGCGGTTGAAGGAGCTTGAGGAAGAGGGGATTGTTACCCGGCGGGTTGATGCCACAACGTTTCCGGTTAAGAGTGAGTACACGTTGACGAAGAGCGGGCTGGAGCTGGTGGATGTGATCCGGGGGATCAAGCACTGGGCGCTGAAGTGGAAGATTGATAATATTCCGTGCGGCGGGCAGGATTGTAGTAAGTGTGTGCTGTAG
- a CDS encoding P-loop NTPase fold protein, translating into MIKNPYNPTGPADPRYYADRDELLSLFRDNVKAVTVTKGVTKPINLAVVGQWGMGKSSTLYKFKDILEKETDGARIFSSYVSLTPSHCKNADAFFACILETVFRDYESTVPLPSKLIQFIKDESIRLNKWKLKRMSVSLPEFERVEEDLNAVNFKNTLLQFWIKLKESKFDMVVIMLDDIQYVLGQDNGEILYDLRTDMQSLSMKGALFTFVICTPESLFPQMRTVAEPFTRLFTRFELKPFDLDGTTEQIQKPLEVEKIPLKLSKSVIKEIHDITRGHPYFISLAMKHFIDKIPEGTGSANKFVTFCPDIMDYFAEVKFTADFEKATETEKEILLKIVTLGEPEFSPKEIGGRSKTTYVERLVTKGLITKIDRGKYTLYTPLFAEYLRMKAAGAAK; encoded by the coding sequence ATGATTAAGAACCCCTATAATCCAACAGGCCCTGCGGATCCGAGATATTATGCAGACCGGGACGAGTTACTCTCATTATTCAGAGATAATGTTAAAGCGGTTACGGTAACGAAAGGAGTAACCAAACCCATCAATCTTGCAGTTGTTGGTCAATGGGGGATGGGAAAATCCTCGACACTCTACAAATTCAAAGATATTCTTGAGAAAGAAACCGACGGCGCAAGAATATTCTCATCGTATGTCTCCCTTACACCTTCACATTGTAAAAATGCTGATGCTTTTTTTGCATGTATCCTTGAGACGGTATTCCGGGATTATGAGTCTACTGTCCCGTTACCAAGCAAGCTCATCCAGTTCATAAAAGATGAATCGATTCGTCTCAACAAGTGGAAATTAAAAAGGATGAGTGTATCACTACCTGAGTTCGAACGTGTTGAAGAGGATTTGAATGCTGTAAATTTTAAAAATACATTGTTGCAGTTCTGGATAAAACTGAAAGAGAGCAAGTTCGACATGGTCGTGATTATGCTTGATGATATCCAGTATGTGCTTGGCCAGGATAATGGTGAAATCCTCTACGATCTCCGAACCGACATGCAATCGCTTTCCATGAAGGGGGCGCTTTTCACGTTCGTAATCTGCACTCCCGAAAGTTTGTTTCCCCAAATGCGCACGGTTGCGGAACCATTCACCCGTCTCTTCACGCGATTCGAACTGAAGCCATTTGATCTCGACGGGACGACAGAACAGATTCAGAAACCGCTGGAAGTCGAAAAAATCCCGCTTAAACTATCCAAATCGGTGATAAAAGAAATCCACGATATCACCAGAGGCCATCCGTATTTCATCTCTCTCGCGATGAAACATTTTATCGATAAAATCCCGGAGGGTACCGGGTCCGCGAACAAATTCGTCACCTTCTGTCCCGATATCATGGATTATTTTGCCGAAGTCAAGTTTACTGCTGATTTTGAAAAGGCAACGGAAACCGAGAAGGAAATCCTCTTAAAAATTGTCACGCTGGGGGAGCCGGAATTCTCCCCGAAAGAGATTGGGGGCCGGTCGAAAACAACCTACGTGGAACGGCTCGTTACAAAGGGGTTGATCACAAAGATCGACCGCGGGAAATATACGTTGTACACGCCGTTGTTTGCAGAATATTTACGCATGAAGGCGGCTGGTGCTGCGAAATAA
- a CDS encoding heavy metal translocating P-type ATPase produces MPEPETKKAEIKISGMHCATCAATIEESLSQIPEVVTARVNFGTDTAHVEYLPEKITLGTLEKAVNDAGYTVINREVTIRVGGMMCATCVETIENALKELPGVTGVRVNLGTENAYVTYNPSLSDIPDFKRAIEDAGYQFLGIAGEVSVEAEQKARDADLHDKFTRFVIGFAVSIPLMLAMYVPLPISMQALAYLMFIIATPVFVYVAYPIFRAAFTALRHRTLSMDVMYAMGTGVAYAASVLGTFGIVLTHEFMFYDTAIMLAAFLMLGRFLEARAKGRTSDAIKKLAGLQVKSATVLRDGTETDVALEEVIAGDLVIVKPGAKVPVDGMVTAGESYIDESMITGEPIPVLRKSGDRVVGGTLNANSVLTVQATKVGRDTMLAQIIRMVEEAQGTKPPVQRIADIAVSYFIPAVLLIAAGTFVLWFFVFHATLIFALSALISILVVACPCALGLATPTAITVGLGRGAELGILIRNGESLEAAEHITTIIFDKTGTLTKGKPDVTDIIPLGISEETLLSIAASVEKDSEHPLAQAVVRKARSLNIPFGPVTHMDTISGKGVTATYLGEQVLVGNRSLLADRGIPIAPDLEKHLVDLEEKGKTTILVATGNQPAGIIAVADTIKDSSRKAVARLEEMGLEIIMITGDNERTAEAVAADLNIRRVIAGVLPADKEKEVSALQQAGKVVAFVGDGINDAPALAKADVGIAIGSGTDVAIESGDIVLIRDDLLDAVAALQLAKKVMGRIRTNIFWAFAYNAALIPVAAGVLYPAFGITFRPELAALAMAASSVTVVSLSLLLKKYIPDVKKKQISEAGYGNRSHL; encoded by the coding sequence ATGCCGGAGCCGGAGACAAAGAAAGCCGAAATCAAAATATCGGGGATGCATTGTGCAACCTGCGCTGCAACTATCGAGGAGTCATTATCGCAGATCCCGGAAGTGGTCACTGCCAGAGTGAACTTCGGGACAGATACCGCTCATGTGGAGTACCTTCCGGAGAAAATAACTCTGGGAACACTTGAAAAAGCCGTCAACGATGCCGGATACACGGTCATCAACCGGGAAGTCACCATCCGGGTCGGCGGCATGATGTGCGCAACCTGCGTTGAGACGATCGAAAACGCCCTGAAAGAACTCCCCGGGGTTACCGGGGTCAGGGTCAATCTTGGAACGGAAAACGCGTACGTGACCTACAATCCTTCCCTTTCTGATATTCCGGATTTCAAGAGAGCAATCGAAGATGCCGGATACCAGTTCCTGGGGATTGCCGGCGAGGTGAGCGTGGAAGCGGAACAGAAAGCGCGGGACGCGGATCTCCATGACAAGTTCACCCGGTTCGTCATCGGGTTTGCCGTCAGTATCCCGCTCATGCTGGCGATGTACGTGCCGCTCCCGATCTCAATGCAGGCTCTTGCCTACCTGATGTTCATCATCGCCACGCCGGTTTTTGTGTATGTGGCCTATCCCATCTTCCGCGCCGCGTTCACGGCGCTCCGTCACCGGACCCTCTCGATGGATGTCATGTATGCCATGGGAACCGGCGTGGCGTACGCAGCCAGCGTGCTTGGGACGTTCGGGATCGTCCTCACCCATGAATTCATGTTCTATGACACGGCGATCATGCTGGCCGCGTTCCTTATGCTGGGCAGGTTCCTCGAAGCCCGGGCAAAAGGAAGAACCTCGGATGCCATCAAAAAACTCGCAGGTCTCCAGGTAAAGAGCGCAACGGTACTCCGTGACGGGACCGAGACCGATGTGGCTCTGGAAGAAGTGATTGCAGGGGACCTGGTCATCGTGAAGCCCGGGGCCAAGGTCCCGGTGGACGGGATGGTGACGGCCGGGGAGAGTTACATCGACGAATCCATGATCACCGGCGAGCCCATACCGGTTCTCAGGAAAAGCGGGGACCGGGTGGTGGGGGGAACCCTGAATGCCAACAGCGTGCTCACCGTCCAGGCAACCAAGGTCGGCAGGGATACCATGCTTGCCCAGATCATCCGCATGGTCGAGGAGGCGCAGGGAACAAAACCCCCGGTACAGCGGATTGCCGATATCGCCGTATCGTATTTTATTCCGGCAGTGCTCCTGATAGCAGCGGGAACATTTGTTCTCTGGTTCTTCGTCTTCCATGCAACACTCATCTTTGCATTATCGGCCCTCATCTCCATCCTTGTTGTGGCCTGTCCCTGTGCCCTCGGGCTTGCAACCCCGACAGCAATTACGGTCGGCCTCGGGAGGGGGGCCGAGCTCGGCATCCTCATCCGGAACGGCGAATCGCTTGAAGCTGCAGAACACATAACAACCATCATCTTTGATAAGACCGGGACGCTCACGAAAGGAAAACCGGATGTCACCGACATCATCCCCCTCGGCATATCCGAAGAGACCCTGCTCTCCATTGCTGCAAGTGTTGAGAAAGACTCAGAGCATCCTCTTGCCCAGGCGGTTGTCCGGAAAGCCCGGTCCCTCAATATCCCGTTCGGACCCGTCACTCACATGGACACGATCTCCGGAAAGGGCGTTACTGCCACATACCTTGGCGAGCAGGTGCTCGTGGGGAACCGGTCCCTGCTCGCTGACAGGGGGATCCCGATTGCCCCGGATCTCGAAAAGCACCTGGTGGATCTCGAAGAGAAGGGAAAGACAACTATCCTGGTTGCTACCGGCAACCAGCCGGCCGGCATCATTGCCGTTGCCGACACGATCAAGGACTCCAGCAGGAAGGCGGTTGCCCGGCTGGAAGAGATGGGCCTGGAAATCATCATGATCACCGGGGATAATGAGCGCACGGCAGAAGCCGTTGCAGCGGATCTGAATATCCGCCGGGTGATTGCGGGGGTGCTTCCCGCAGATAAGGAAAAGGAAGTATCAGCGCTCCAGCAGGCCGGAAAGGTGGTGGCATTTGTAGGGGACGGGATCAACGATGCCCCCGCGCTTGCAAAAGCGGACGTGGGTATTGCCATTGGCAGCGGCACGGACGTTGCAATCGAGAGCGGGGATATCGTTCTCATCCGGGACGATCTCCTCGATGCCGTGGCGGCCCTCCAGCTTGCAAAAAAAGTGATGGGGCGGATCAGGACGAACATCTTCTGGGCCTTTGCGTACAATGCCGCACTCATCCCGGTTGCGGCCGGCGTGCTCTACCCGGCCTTCGGGATCACGTTCAGGCCCGAACTCGCTGCCCTGGCAATGGCTGCAAGCTCCGTTACGGTCGTCTCCCTCTCGCTTCTCTTGAAAAAGTATATACCTGATGTAAAGAAAAAGCAGATATCTGAGGCAGGATATGGCAATCGATCCCATCTGTAA
- a CDS encoding cupin domain-containing protein, which translates to MAEFQLEHTDKPDKKRDELKGKVLNLGDLVDYADGTVASRMIVNRTSGSITVFSFDENEGLSEHTAPFDAVVTILDGECEVWVAGKTSRMKAGETIIFPAHAPHALSAITRFKMTLVMIKE; encoded by the coding sequence ATGGCAGAATTCCAGCTGGAGCATACGGACAAGCCTGACAAAAAGCGCGACGAGCTCAAGGGAAAAGTCCTGAATCTGGGCGATCTCGTGGATTACGCGGACGGCACCGTTGCAAGCCGGATGATCGTCAACCGCACAAGCGGCAGCATCACGGTCTTCTCGTTTGACGAGAACGAAGGATTATCGGAGCACACCGCACCCTTCGATGCGGTTGTCACGATCCTTGACGGGGAGTGCGAGGTCTGGGTGGCCGGAAAAACCTCCCGGATGAAAGCGGGAGAGACCATCATCTTCCCGGCACATGCTCCCCATGCACTCTCGGCAATAACCCGGTTCAAGATGACACTTGTCATGATCAAGGAGTGA
- a CDS encoding tetratricopeptide repeat protein, whose amino-acid sequence MPLKEAVELVKKGKTFAKRTKFKEAIAYYEKALSIDARYAEAWCQRGSVFIETGRYREGLADCEKAISLDQNYEEAWSKKALALFQLEMYEAALNASTRASTLNGNDATAWYIKGVCLDELGRSDEAQVAYGRSLELEIILDMEAEQKRMRK is encoded by the coding sequence ATGCCGCTGAAAGAAGCAGTCGAGCTTGTGAAGAAAGGAAAAACCTTTGCCAAGAGGACGAAGTTCAAGGAGGCAATTGCCTACTACGAGAAAGCCCTGAGCATCGATGCACGCTATGCCGAGGCCTGGTGCCAGAGGGGATCGGTATTCATCGAGACCGGCAGGTACAGGGAGGGCCTCGCCGATTGCGAAAAAGCGATCTCTCTTGACCAGAACTATGAGGAGGCCTGGTCGAAAAAAGCGCTTGCTCTCTTTCAGCTGGAGATGTACGAGGCTGCCCTGAACGCCAGCACCCGGGCATCGACCCTGAACGGCAATGATGCAACAGCCTGGTATATCAAGGGGGTCTGTCTCGACGAACTGGGAAGAAGCGATGAAGCCCAGGTTGCCTACGGCAGATCCCTTGAACTGGAAATTATCCTCGATATGGAAGCCGAACAGAAACGGATGAGAAAATAA
- the hcp gene encoding hydroxylamine reductase, which translates to MFCYQCEETARGTGCTVKGVCGKEDETAGLMDVLIYICKGISERNIAAEKTGKADKDAGLFIAEALFATLTNTNFDDARLRALITQAIALRDALPKSGAAEPDACTWTPKSDADIAIKAAQIAEAASRNDDVHSLRALLLFGLKGVAAYYHHAAVLGHTDTTVEKFMQKGLASTLHDLSAGDMTALVLECGGVGVTTLALLDAANTTTYGNPEITSVKTSVGTRPGILITGHDLKDLQQLLEQTKDSGIDIYTHGEMLPANAYPALKKYSHLVGNYGSSWWHQKEEFEKFNGPVLVTTNCIVPPKDSYKDRIYTTGPAGFPGVKHIVAGKDGKKDFSAIISHAKKCQPPQDLQAPGRNLITGCAHGAVLRIAGTVIDAVKSGSIRRFVVMAGCDGRQSERDYYTQFARALPKNTVILTAGCAKYRYNGLDLGTIGGIPRVIDAGQCNDCYSLVVIAQALAKAFGVGINELPVSYNIAWYEQKAALVLLALLNLGVKDITLGPKLPAFVSPGVLDVLVNNFQVKKNSTVEADIARMVPAA; encoded by the coding sequence ATGTTCTGTTACCAGTGCGAGGAAACCGCAAGAGGAACCGGATGTACCGTAAAAGGCGTGTGCGGCAAGGAAGACGAGACCGCCGGCCTGATGGATGTGCTCATCTACATCTGCAAGGGAATCTCTGAGCGCAACATTGCCGCAGAGAAGACCGGAAAGGCAGACAAGGATGCCGGGCTGTTCATTGCCGAGGCCCTGTTTGCCACCCTGACCAACACCAACTTTGACGATGCCCGGCTCCGGGCACTCATCACGCAGGCAATTGCCCTGCGGGATGCACTCCCGAAGAGCGGGGCTGCCGAGCCCGATGCCTGCACCTGGACCCCAAAGAGCGATGCAGACATTGCAATAAAGGCAGCGCAGATCGCGGAAGCAGCGAGCAGGAACGACGACGTCCATTCCCTCCGGGCCCTCCTGCTCTTCGGGCTCAAGGGCGTTGCTGCGTACTACCACCACGCAGCCGTGCTCGGGCACACCGATACCACCGTTGAAAAGTTCATGCAGAAGGGGCTTGCCTCCACCCTCCACGATCTCTCCGCGGGAGATATGACCGCACTCGTGCTCGAATGCGGCGGGGTCGGAGTGACCACGCTTGCCCTGCTTGACGCGGCCAACACAACAACCTATGGCAACCCGGAGATCACGAGCGTGAAGACTTCGGTTGGCACGAGACCCGGCATCCTGATCACCGGCCATGACCTGAAAGATCTCCAGCAGCTGCTGGAGCAGACAAAGGACAGCGGCATCGATATCTACACTCATGGCGAGATGCTGCCGGCCAATGCCTACCCGGCCCTCAAGAAGTATTCCCACCTGGTCGGCAACTATGGGAGTTCGTGGTGGCACCAGAAAGAAGAGTTCGAGAAGTTCAACGGCCCGGTGCTCGTGACCACCAACTGCATCGTGCCCCCGAAAGACTCCTACAAGGACCGGATCTATACAACGGGCCCCGCAGGATTCCCCGGCGTCAAACATATCGTTGCAGGAAAGGACGGGAAGAAAGATTTCTCGGCCATCATTTCCCATGCAAAGAAGTGCCAGCCCCCGCAGGACCTGCAGGCCCCGGGCCGCAATCTCATCACCGGCTGCGCCCATGGAGCAGTTCTCAGGATTGCGGGAACCGTTATCGATGCAGTCAAATCAGGCAGCATAAGGCGGTTCGTGGTCATGGCCGGTTGCGATGGCCGGCAGAGCGAGCGGGATTACTACACGCAGTTTGCAAGAGCGCTCCCGAAGAACACGGTCATCCTCACCGCGGGCTGCGCAAAGTACCGGTACAACGGCCTCGACCTGGGAACGATCGGCGGGATCCCCCGGGTCATCGATGCCGGCCAGTGCAATGACTGCTACTCGCTGGTCGTGATCGCCCAGGCGCTCGCGAAAGCCTTCGGGGTCGGGATCAACGAGCTGCCCGTATCCTACAACATTGCCTGGTACGAGCAGAAAGCGGCACTCGTCCTCCTGGCGCTCCTGAACCTTGGCGTTAAGGACATCACCCTCGGGCCCAAACTCCCGGCGTTCGTATCGCCCGGCGTACTCGATGTGCTTGTCAACAATTTCCAGGTAAAGAAGAACAGCACGGTCGAGGCAGACATCGCCCGCATGGTTCCCGCTGCATAA
- a CDS encoding YHS domain-containing protein, with protein MAIDPICKMTVDEKTAKFTSEYQGRKYYFCAPGCKKKFDADPKKYI; from the coding sequence ATGGCAATCGATCCCATCTGTAAGATGACGGTTGACGAGAAGACCGCGAAATTCACAAGCGAATACCAGGGCAGGAAATACTATTTCTGTGCTCCCGGCTGCAAAAAGAAATTCGATGCGGATCCCAAGAAATATATCTGA
- a CDS encoding DUF5698 domain-containing protein, which produces MGFFIISPEIYSWVILPLLIFLARIGDVSMETIRVIYISKGIKYLAPFIAFFEIVIWLLAMEVVMSDLSNIANFFAYAFGFAMGTYIGLVIEEKLSIGMVIMRIITKNDSTDEIISFLQSENYGITSLDATGSRGDVKMIITLVNRTDVPAITAHIEATNPQAFFSIEDIRYVNQGVFRKKKPNTITGWFHAITDHQKKK; this is translated from the coding sequence ATGGGATTTTTCATCATAAGTCCGGAAATTTATTCCTGGGTCATTCTCCCGCTCCTGATCTTCCTTGCCCGCATCGGCGATGTGAGCATGGAGACCATCCGGGTCATCTACATCTCCAAGGGGATCAAGTACCTCGCCCCGTTCATCGCGTTCTTCGAGATCGTGATCTGGCTGCTTGCCATGGAAGTGGTGATGAGCGATCTCTCCAACATCGCCAACTTCTTTGCCTATGCCTTCGGTTTTGCCATGGGAACCTACATCGGGCTCGTTATCGAAGAGAAACTGTCGATCGGCATGGTCATTATGCGGATCATTACCAAAAACGATTCCACGGACGAGATCATCTCCTTCCTGCAATCGGAAAATTACGGGATAACGAGCCTGGATGCCACGGGTTCGCGGGGGGATGTCAAGATGATAATAACGCTCGTGAACCGGACGGATGTTCCGGCAATCACCGCCCATATCGAGGCCACAAACCCCCAGGCGTTCTTTTCCATCGAGGACATCCGGTACGTGAACCAGGGCGTTTTCCGGAAGAAGAAACCAAACACCATCACCGGGTGGTTCCATGCGATCACGGACCACCAGAAGAAGAAATAA
- a CDS encoding DUF362 domain-containing protein, producing MKSPVYFASIRAHSEKESTTAKVQRLFDRAGFSELVGPKEKTAIKLHFGEMGSDGFISPVYVRQVVEKVRECKALPFLTDTNTLYLGGRSNAVEHIGTAILHGFDYAVAGAPVIIADGLNGKNIRKVTIGKKHFSEVSIAGDIAAADSLIVLSHFKGHIVSGFGGAIKNLAMGCAPPEGKRAQHNARPFTIPERCTGCAACMKVCPDKAITVKKKKSVIAQDLCIGCFECMHACPENAIDIDWETEIPQFMERMVEYAYGAVLGKEKKVGYMNFLIRITPDCDCFPFSDAPIVPDIGILASTDPVAIDAASFDLVNRQQGYEDSDLTAHHHKGEDKFKGVHPQTDGCRQLEYAEEIGMGSRMYDLITI from the coding sequence ATGAAAAGCCCGGTCTATTTTGCTTCCATACGAGCGCATTCAGAGAAGGAATCGACAACAGCCAAAGTGCAGCGGCTGTTCGATCGCGCCGGTTTTTCTGAACTTGTCGGACCCAAGGAGAAAACAGCGATCAAGCTCCATTTCGGCGAGATGGGAAGCGACGGGTTCATCAGCCCGGTCTATGTCCGGCAGGTGGTGGAGAAAGTAAGGGAATGCAAAGCCCTGCCGTTTTTGACGGATACGAACACGCTGTACCTTGGCGGCCGGTCGAATGCGGTCGAGCACATAGGCACTGCAATTCTTCACGGATTCGACTATGCGGTTGCAGGCGCACCGGTGATCATCGCCGACGGGCTCAACGGGAAAAATATCCGGAAGGTCACAATCGGGAAAAAACATTTCAGCGAAGTCTCGATCGCCGGGGATATTGCAGCCGCCGACAGCCTGATCGTGCTCAGTCATTTCAAGGGCCATATCGTATCAGGCTTTGGCGGGGCTATCAAGAACCTTGCCATGGGGTGTGCTCCCCCGGAGGGGAAGCGGGCCCAGCACAATGCCCGGCCGTTCACGATCCCCGAGAGGTGCACGGGTTGTGCAGCCTGCATGAAAGTCTGCCCGGACAAAGCGATAACCGTGAAAAAGAAAAAGTCAGTAATTGCACAGGATCTCTGCATCGGATGCTTCGAGTGCATGCACGCATGCCCGGAGAACGCCATCGATATCGACTGGGAGACCGAGATCCCGCAGTTCATGGAGCGGATGGTCGAATATGCCTACGGGGCGGTACTGGGAAAAGAGAAGAAAGTCGGATACATGAACTTCCTGATCCGGATCACGCCGGACTGCGACTGTTTCCCGTTCAGTGACGCACCGATCGTTCCGGATATCGGCATCCTTGCATCGACGGACCCGGTTGCCATCGATGCAGCAAGTTTCGATCTCGTGAACCGGCAGCAGGGATATGAGGACTCGGATCTGACCGCCCACCATCACAAAGGGGAGGACAAGTTCAAAGGCGTCCACCCGCAGACGGACGGCTGCCGGCAGCTGGAATATGCAGAAGAGATCGGGATGGGGTCGCGGATGTACGATCTCATAACAATCTGA
- a CDS encoding NAC family transcription factor yields MGGNETDGYYCSICGGIPPDQIKIKKIPIEGKETGIDRLDWILQEVANLHLTSDDAIADEIVKRVSQFNYIPSKKMPEYKEALLREYTLLDIPENRFRRR; encoded by the coding sequence GTGGGCGGAAATGAGACGGACGGATACTACTGTTCCATCTGCGGGGGAATTCCCCCGGACCAGATCAAGATCAAGAAGATCCCAATCGAAGGAAAAGAGACCGGTATCGACCGGCTCGACTGGATCCTGCAGGAGGTTGCAAACCTGCACCTGACGAGCGATGATGCGATCGCGGATGAGATCGTAAAACGGGTTTCCCAGTTCAACTACATCCCGTCAAAAAAGATGCCGGAATACAAGGAAGCCCTCCTGCGGGAGTACACCCTCCTGGATATTCCGGAAAACCGGTTCCGGAGAAGATAG
- a CDS encoding ferritin, with product MISKTMEEALNKQVNREYYSAYLYLAMSAYCETTSMKGFAKWLRVQAKEERAHAEKIYDFILARGGKVTLGDIEAPRAKWTSAGKVFEEVYSHEQKVTGMINALVDLAIKEKDHATFEMLQWFVKEQVEEEEQALDILNQIKIVGDVPGHLFYLDHHLGKRE from the coding sequence ATGATTTCCAAAACCATGGAAGAAGCGTTAAACAAACAGGTCAACCGCGAGTATTACTCGGCGTACCTGTACCTTGCTATGTCCGCCTATTGTGAGACCACCAGCATGAAGGGGTTTGCAAAATGGTTGCGGGTCCAGGCAAAGGAAGAGCGGGCACATGCCGAGAAGATCTACGATTTCATCCTTGCCCGGGGCGGCAAGGTCACGCTCGGGGATATCGAAGCCCCGAGAGCCAAGTGGACTTCCGCCGGAAAAGTCTTTGAGGAAGTCTATTCCCATGAGCAGAAAGTGACCGGGATGATAAACGCACTTGTTGATCTCGCGATCAAGGAGAAAGATCATGCCACGTTCGAGATGCTCCAGTGGTTTGTCAAAGAGCAGGTCGAAGAAGAGGAACAGGCGCTCGATATCTTAAACCAGATAAAAATTGTCGGCGATGTTCCCGGCCACCTCTTCTACCTCGATCACCATCTCGGCAAGCGGGAATAA